Proteins encoded within one genomic window of Nordella sp. HKS 07:
- a CDS encoding ABC transporter permease, which yields MTATSAPASEMPKRRHPLVRFVKSLALLRESYIGMFGAFLVLFWIAMALGADLMPLRDPLAQSAPDLLKPALSPSPDGGLYWLGTDDKGRDILSRLIYGSRLVLFWSILATIVAYSVGMLLGVMAGYRGGWWDEIISFFGNVLLSFPQMVLYLVILTNFGPNSDVGRYLGKSLGMSGVVVSGIIIIFAITFSVAPQVARIVRGLVLDLKTRDYIAAAEVRGERPLYIMLVELLPNARGPLIVDSCLRLGYVIIAIAVLGFLSLGLPPPDPDWGKMIAEVRGFGSIAANAMIWPALAISSLVLGLNLLADGLREISLRD from the coding sequence ATGACCGCAACGAGTGCACCGGCGAGCGAGATGCCCAAGCGACGTCACCCGCTTGTCCGGTTCGTCAAGTCGCTGGCGCTGTTGCGCGAATCCTATATCGGAATGTTCGGCGCCTTCCTGGTGCTGTTCTGGATCGCCATGGCGCTTGGCGCCGACCTCATGCCGCTGCGCGACCCCCTGGCGCAATCGGCACCCGATCTACTGAAGCCAGCTCTTTCGCCTTCGCCAGATGGCGGCCTCTATTGGCTGGGCACTGATGACAAAGGCCGCGATATTCTTTCGCGCCTCATCTATGGATCGCGCCTCGTGCTGTTCTGGTCGATCCTTGCCACCATCGTCGCCTATTCCGTCGGCATGCTGCTTGGCGTGATGGCCGGCTATCGCGGCGGCTGGTGGGATGAAATCATCTCGTTCTTCGGCAATGTCCTGCTCTCCTTCCCGCAAATGGTGCTTTATCTTGTCATTCTCACGAATTTTGGACCGAATTCTGATGTCGGCAGATACCTCGGAAAATCATTGGGGATGAGTGGCGTCGTCGTCTCGGGCATCATCATCATCTTTGCGATCACCTTCAGCGTCGCACCGCAAGTGGCCCGCATCGTGCGGGGCCTCGTCCTTGACCTCAAAACCCGCGATTACATTGCCGCCGCCGAAGTACGCGGCGAGAGACCACTCTACATCATGCTGGTTGAGCTGCTTCCGAATGCCCGCGGACCGCTCATCGTCGATTCCTGCCTGCGGCTTGGCTATGTGATCATCGCCATTGCTGTTCTCGGCTTCCTGAGCCTCGGCCTGCCGCCACCCGATCCGGACTGGGGCAAGATGATCGCCGAGGTGCGTGGTTTCGGCTCTATCGCGGCCAATGCCATGATATGGCCGGCGCTCGCCATATCCTCTTTGGTGCTTGGCCTCAATCTACTCGCCGACGGCCTGCGCGAAATCTCACTGCGTGACTGA
- a CDS encoding ABC transporter permease, translating to MIVISILLFLIFEGDKLALAARVLGPYSPMEGRLHWLEENGYNRPLIVRYFSWLYGFITGDWKVSAQFNRPVLEFLAPRLANTAILGLCVFLITAIISLILGVLSGINEGGPRDRIITVASVLTTSIPEFASATFLVAIFVYWLDWLPGSSSFSTGFRWIELVLPVMVLVIYNFGYYTRMTRASMAEVMTSQYVRTAVLKGLPYRQVVVKHALRNALIAPFTVMILQLNYLLSGIIVTEVFFAYDGFGKAIYDAALFGDIYIVQAGAMVAVFVAVLSQFISDVGYTYLNPRIRFA from the coding sequence ATGATCGTGATCTCGATTCTGCTTTTCCTGATCTTCGAGGGAGACAAGCTGGCGCTCGCCGCGCGCGTGCTCGGTCCCTACTCGCCGATGGAAGGCCGCCTCCACTGGCTGGAGGAGAATGGTTACAACCGTCCCCTCATCGTGCGCTATTTCAGCTGGCTTTACGGCTTCATCACAGGCGACTGGAAGGTGTCGGCGCAATTCAACCGCCCAGTGCTGGAATTCCTGGCGCCGCGCCTCGCCAATACCGCCATACTCGGCCTATGCGTCTTCCTTATCACCGCGATCATCTCGCTGATCCTCGGCGTGCTGTCCGGCATCAATGAGGGCGGTCCGCGCGATCGCATCATTACCGTCGCCTCGGTGCTCACCACCTCGATTCCCGAATTCGCATCCGCAACTTTCCTGGTCGCCATCTTCGTCTACTGGCTCGACTGGCTGCCCGGCTCCTCTTCCTTCTCCACCGGCTTCAGATGGATTGAGCTTGTATTGCCCGTGATGGTGCTCGTCATTTATAATTTCGGCTACTACACACGTATGACACGGGCCTCGATGGCCGAAGTCATGACATCGCAATATGTGCGCACCGCCGTCCTGAAAGGACTACCTTACCGGCAAGTGGTGGTTAAGCATGCGCTACGCAATGCGCTGATCGCGCCATTCACCGTCATGATCCTGCAACTCAATTATCTGCTTTCCGGCATCATCGTGACTGAAGTGTTCTTTGCCTATGATGGTTTCGGCAAAGCGATCTATGACGCCGCCCTCTTCGGCGACATCTATATCGTGCAGGCCGGCGCAATGGTTGCCGTCTTCGTCGCCGTCCTGTCGCAATTTATTTCCGATGTCGGTTACACCTATCTCAATCCGCGCATCCGCTTCGCATAA
- a CDS encoding HU family DNA-binding protein, producing the protein MADDKVKVVTIPLSKVAAELAEKHEMSKKASTEFLGAFVDLVVKHLKKGNKVRVTGLGILQVRKRPARMGRNPATGEAIKIKASKKVAFRAAKELKEAI; encoded by the coding sequence ATGGCTGATGATAAAGTGAAAGTGGTGACGATTCCCCTGTCGAAAGTGGCAGCGGAACTTGCCGAGAAGCATGAGATGTCGAAGAAGGCCTCCACGGAATTCCTCGGCGCTTTCGTCGACCTCGTCGTCAAGCACCTGAAGAAAGGCAACAAGGTGCGCGTGACCGGCCTTGGCATCCTGCAGGTCCGCAAGCGTCCGGCGCGCATGGGCCGCAACCCCGCCACCGGCGAAGCCATCAAGATCAAGGCCTCGAAGAAGGTTGCCTTCCGCGCCGCCAAGGAACTCAAGGAAGCTATCTGA